The stretch of DNA GGAATAGTCTGCACATATCTTTGAGAAAAAACCTAGCCTTGTTAGTCTAATTTTGCAGCTGTACTGCCAGATCCCCTATTACACACAAACTTTCTGGCATTGGGGTAAGCACTGTTTCCTTTGAAACCTACTGACACAGATaatggggaaagggaaaaggatagaagaaaacactgcattCTGCAGCAATCCTAGTTCATGCAAATACAAGAAATATCAGGAGCTAAGCTGTGCTTTCACTTAAACCTGCTTCATGAGAATAAATCAATGGACtagaaatttttaaatgaaaaagtacTCCAACAAATAGAAACCAAATCCCAATTTCTCACACATTCATTTTAGGTGTTCTAAATTAACTAGAGAGGTGGCACCAAGTTACCAAATTTACAAAATACTTAGATAGGGCAAAAGTCTTCCAGAACACAAGTATAAACTTGACCTATGAAACAAACAACTGATGTTTCTCTGGCTTTGTAAATGTTTTGCAGCCCAAGATAAGCAACCGAATGTTAAGCTCAAGACCAAAGAAAATTACTACAAATACTTCTGTCACATTCAATAATCATATATAAATCTCTTTACCAGAGAGTGTAACACTACTTTCTCTGCAAAAAAGCCAACTTCACTTAGTATCTAAGTTCAGTTTTGAAGCAATTCCTGTATTGGAAAGCGCTGGCAGAATTTGCACTAATAATTGCCCATCCATATTAAAGCTTACGAAGGAAAGTTTTAACATCACTCATTCTTTGTTGAGAGAACAAACCActgaaggatttttaaaaactccCAACAATCTCCCTATATACACTTGCAAAAAATGATAGTTGGAAGCAACTGAATTGGGCTTTGTGCTTTTCCAGGCATCATTTCCTCAGAGTGATAGCTGTAAGCATTTGGAAATtggcagtttaataaagaaaataatacccATTCCTTTAAAGacaccaaaatatttcaaaatttatttacaGATGGTAGAGACTACAGGCCTTtactgaaatgtgtattttattttttttaatcgggggaaaaaaagtcatactTAAACTCAGTTTCCATTAAATTAAGCACAGGCTGAACAAGCATTTCAAGaaatttttcagtgtgtttctTTACAGAGATGTTTTGAAGAATTAACCAGATCCGTGCTCACATGTATGAATAAAGGCTTCCTCTTCATTTCACAAGATAAGAGTATGTTAGGGAAATACACTGACAAACTGTGTGACATTAGAAATTAAAACTGGCTAATGCCACACACTATTTTTAAACCTTAAAGACTTTTCTACGGCTTAAAAGAATGTATCtcctcaaaaccaaaactgattACTGAAAGTACTGTTACATTACTGACATATGAATGTACTTGTCACTTTggatgaaaaatgtttctgtaaattactttaataagactaaaaaaaaccccacaaaaataCTTACATCGCATTTACTTTATCTTCTGGGCCCTGAACTTGGCCCGTTACAGTTCCTTGACTGGTATTTTTAACCCAGCCAACCACTCCTAATTTCCTAGCTTCCTCTTCTGTGTActgatttgaaaaaataatgaaaaaggacAATCAGTGTCAGCACATACACCACATGCATACCACTTAAAACCCTACTTTCATTTTCATAGCTTTAATACCtacacttaagaaaaaaatccatggatGATACTTATACTCAGGCATTAAGATACTCCTGTCAGCTCTGAAgttgcagcagaagcagccagcTTTTGAACAAGAATGAGATTTTACATATAGGTAATAAACGCATGAGTTAATTCCCACTtccattttcacagcttttaatacttttcttcaaaaaaacccctatagATATGATGGCTCCCACTGAGACACTACACTGCTCGTAATAAAAGTCATCTTCCTCTTTGCTTTATCATACGTACATACATAGAAACCTTCTGATGGTGTGATGACTTTTTTCAGACAGGGAGGCCAAAGACTTGCTCCCCTTATTTAAGGAACTTAACACAGCTTTGATCACAAAGGACTCTACTAATCCCACACCACTCCCTTATACCTACTCTATTCCTTTCTATAGCTCCTATCACTGCTCATTTGCCTCTTCAATCACACGTTCAAAATCATTAAATTTGCTACATGTACAAGCTTCATAgttccttttctccagtttcattttaaatctttgcCACCTGACTTTCACTCCCTAAATTCTACCCCTAGCTGCTGCATTACTACTAACAAATTGCTGCAAGGGTCATAACATAATTATACTGGTTTTCTAGTATTTTTGCAATACTACAACAAATTGTGGTTTCCCAGTTATTCACTTCTTCTGAGTACCCtgttttctgagattttttcttctggtttgggatttttgttttattttttaaactttctcattttctgtctttcatgtACATATGAAACATATGCATGGTTTTCATATTTTGTCTCTGAACACTGAAATGGTAGGGAACTGAACACCTGTTTTGCAGAAATCCATTAAATTTTTGTTCCATATAGGACAATAAAAACACTATTAGCCAATACACAGTACTTCATTTTATCAATAgcaaatttatttatattaaaggTACATCCTCTGTTTTGCTTCTTGCACATCTAGTAAAGAGGTATAAGACTACGTGGcccatgtttttattttgtattacagAACATCAACAGACTGATGGCTCCAACAATAAGATCTGAGAGTTTTCAATACATTTTGATGGGAAATAGCCAAACATTTTAGAGTATGTGCAGTAATACCCAAAAAGTACACAGATACTAAATCTGTGCACTGCATTATCAGCCTCTTTACACACTTACTCTAATGTCAACAGCCAAACTGCAGGTCAATATGACTACACTCCAAAAGATGAAACAAATTTTGGGGTAATCTAGGCAATGAAAAGGTGTTGCTAATCACAAAGAGTATTTTTCAAGTTGATTGTGAATAGCTTCTCCATAGGAACTTGTCCAAAAGCATGGGAATGCAGCTGACAACCTGTTTCTCAATGCTGCTTATTAGCTCAGTACTGGCACTGTGGTGTGTGTGCGCACAGCTCCAGGTCAGCTCAAAACAAGGCAGAGCAAGCTTGCACCTGCCCACCACATAATGTGTGGGCATACCTTTTCCACTtgataaaagaattaaattcaAGGCATACTATATCATAATTCTCTATCCATTTCAATTTTTCACTATTTCACAATACATATAAACTACACATAAAAACTTTCAGGTCTAATATTAAGCACGGTCCACTATTTTCAGGCAAAGAACTGTTCTTATTTGAAATGTGTCCTCTTGCTTCTTGGGTTTCTGTGAAATGCAAAACTACCTGCTGCATGTTCAGAGCTGGGGAGACATTTGGCTGGAATACGAGCCATAGACTGTGTGTTTGTAGCACATTGTTACAAGGAAACACAATAAGCTTCCTTAAATATGGGTAcaattgccattaaaaaaaaaattaaactggaaCACACTGTTTCAGAAGCCATTATCAAGAATCTAGAGATTAACATGTTATAATGCTCTTGTGGCTGTTTTATCACAAGTAATCCAAACACAATCTTTAGATAGTATGCAAACAAGCAACACATTagtgagcttttaaaaatccattttaatatAACAGTAAtataaaccaaatattttttccttttaaatccaCTTGCAATACTTAACCATCTAACCTAGAACTCAAAGTTCAGGTTGGATATGTTTATACTCTACAGACCTGCTGCCGTATTTTTAGCACTGGAAATACTATCCTGTAAAATAGAACTGGTAAATTAGACATTGCCTTACCATCCTGAAACAAACacctagaaaagaaagaaaaagacattaaaataatttgaaagaatACCACTTCTAGGAATTTCACTTCATATAGTTACAGTAAACTGCATACAAGTCATCTGGGGtcttttcttacagaaatttTGGACAGCAGTTATGAATTTTAACGTTGGGCAAACTCTACAGAATTCGGGTACAAGCTGGCCTTGAGTCTTCCCTTCGACAACCGATTATTTTCATTAACGCAGTTAGCTCATGTAGCTTTCTTTAATGAAGACGCTGCTGTATGCGAATTGCATTTGACTTAATTTTCACGTTAGAGGTTTGCTGCCAacccggcgggggcggggaggcaTTCCCACACAACCGCGCTGACAGAAGACGCGAGCATAAACGCGGCTAACGGCAAGTGCTTTTGACAGCACAGCCTGTGCTCTCCAGGGAACCGGGCGAGCCTTACAGCGGGGGCATATTtacaacctttttttcccccacttccCGTTGGGGGCGAAGAGGCGGCGGCCGCTCCcgcccctgccccgctcccccaCACGACGCCATCGACTCAGCCCCCTCCCGCCTCACTTGCCCCCGCGCGCATGCGCGGCCCGCCGCAAGGGCGCGCCCTTGGCGCCACCGCAGCCGCCGCCTCAGTGCGGCGCCCCTCCCCACGCGCCCCCAGCCCAGCGCCCGTCTTTACCTTGCACTCGTCCGAACACTTCGTAGTCCACCGATTTGAGCGCGCCGGAGGCCTTCGCTAGGGCAGACATGGCGGCCGCGCGGGCGAAGGAAGAGCCGCCGTCGCGTAGTACGCTGCTCTCCGGGCCGCGGCCGAAGGGGGCCGCCGCCTTCACCCGGCCGGCGGCGTCCGGACGGCAGCGCGCGAGGCTCAAGCTTCCCGCGTAAGCGGCCGCCTCACACAGAGGCAGGCGGGCGGGGCACGACACCCCAAACGACCCCCCTGACTGGGGGCGGGAGGAGCCCACTCGGGGAGTACCTCGCCTCTGAGGGCCGGCGCGGCCCTTCGCCGCCTCAGCCGGGCTACCAACCCTTTGCGGCAGCTGCCGCCAGCGGCGTGTGGTGAGGTACTTGCTGAGGCCTCATAAAGGCGTTATTCCTTCTTGTATTTGAGATTAGAAGTACGTTGAGAGAACAAAGGTCTGAACGAGACTCTCCTCTTTCAGGGCTCGTGCAGTAGGTGTATACGCCCAGCTGGGTTTCCCACCTCGAGCACCCAGCACACAGGTAACCAGCATTAGCCGCTTTCAGGCATTTACAGGAAtcattgaaacaaaaaaagtattttccacGCATGGCTGAACTGAGGCAATTTTGACTGATAAGGTGGAAAGTTAAGTAGTTGAAAGCTACAACATACAACACTCTCCCACCCCCAGTTTATCTTGGGCATCCCTCCCTGGCAAGGCTGGCTGCATGACTGCCTTTTCTCACATCTCCACGTGACTTCAGCTTTCACCTGGagttttaaaagctcttttctcttccctgttcaACCACTGTGCTGAGGCAAATACCAAAGCCAGCAAGGGGCTGGACTCCTCAGCTGGAGCACTGGGCCTTGGAGATAAAAAGCTCACCTCACACAAACGATTACTTACCAGACCCTCACACTGGTATCTGTTAGTGCTCATGTTCTCATTAGCAACCCTTTTCAGAAGTGTTGGCATGTTATTTCTTTTATGTAGGTGCTACATGCGCAAAACCACAGGCCAGGAATCAGTTGTTTAGTGGAGTGAACCTCCAACCAAACACCATGAAAATTTTTCTCTGGAGTGTTCTATGTCTGCTGGCAGTTTAACTCTCCCCCCTcctgtatttgctttttccaaaaaaatcttcagtgtcTTTAGGTAGAATTCTACACTAGAAGCAACATTAACCAACCTTGGAAGATGAACTCAGCCTTCCCTTACTCACCAACAGATAAAGGCAGGTTAACTGTGACTTTACAATAAACacaaaagtaataatttttatttgctctctCCATTAGGCAATTCCATCCCACACACTGCTTCATGTCCTAACAGTAACACAGCATAACCTGAGTTCTTTACATGTTTGAATCTCAAGACTAGAGGGAGGTTAAAAATAGATGAagacctagaaaaaaaaattgcttttccgAGATACATGAATTAACTAGAGAAACAACCATTCGATTCAGTGCAGAACAAAAATGTTCACATAGGATCAGAAAACTTCCAGTATTACAGGGAATAGGAACACAATGGACAAAGTTTCATCATTCACTTTAACTGTATAACATGTTAAATCATACCCTTTTTACAGGGGTCATACATTTTGCTAGTGTGGAATCAGcaccattttgtttttaaagaggaGGATTCTACagaaagaggaacagaaagaggAATAGACTGAAAATCTTTTGTCACTTGCTGCCATCTATCAGCAGTGAAGAGCaagacagattaaaaaaataaaggtacaATAGCAACCTATTTACAGTATAAAGCATTGTAATGCATGCCTTGAAACCAGAGCTTATTCTGGTACTGACTACCCTTTGCTATCTGCAGATTCCAGTACTGGCAATGGCAACCTTTGTTTTATCAAGAGAATCTTTTGACTTTTCAAGTGAGTTTTCTCAATGTCACTCAGCTAGGTCTCCTCATATCTGTACTGGCTTGTTCTCAGGATGGGAATCCATTCGTGTCACTGTCCTTGAGAGCTTCCTGGCTCAAAGATAATCTGATCTCCTGTCTTCCTACTGCTATTGTCTTCTTACAGAAAACTCagcttaatgtttttttttttttatttgccatAAGAACATCTTGCCACTTTTTCCCTAGATGAGTCCAAATTTCTCACTATTTCATGACAAGTAACAGAGATACCACACAGAACCTGAAGAACTCCAGAAAGTGATACCATGAAACACCCAATATTTTACAGTCCAAGTAATCAGTAAACaaacagtatttaaatactCTAATTAACAAGAGAGCTTTGGCATATACTATCAAGAATGTAGACAGTCTGTATGAATTCAGTGAAATTCTGAATTCCCCCCCCATCTCTTTACTCTAGGGCAGTGATGTTGGCCTAAGAAGAATCAGCTGGTTGCAATTTGTAAAGCTACAGCCAATTGTAAAAAATGCTAAATGCCTACATCTGTTAAGGCATGAGATACATTCCTTGGTTATACTGTAGAGAATGCAAAGGATTATGAACATTTCCTGCAACAAACAAATTGCTGTACCTTTAGGATGAGCTTGAGgatgaacagaaaaatgtaatgcCATAACATTTGTAGATCATCTGGAGATAAAATACAGAGTCTTTCATTCTGCTGACAGCTTAGCTATTACCAAATGTTGGATCCAGTTTGCTACTTGGTAAATAAGGGTGACCTTTTGTATTATTAAAGCAGAGCAGCAACAGTCACAATTAATATCTGAGTGAGAAACTCCAGGCTGCAGTGAATTCCAGTGATAACCATTATGGTGCCAGTTTGCGCAGGCCTTTGCTATACTCACAGCAGTTGCTTTTTCAAGATTTATCTCCGATTTCACCCTATTaagttcagttttccttttctgatcaCTACATGTCCTTTTATTCCTCTGTCTCTTTCGGAAGACATTGTTTTGTGTTCTCACTTCTGATACACAGATTGACTTCCATTACCAGCACAGCATCATCTAGGAACAGCTATTATTGCAACTTAAGCTTGTACAGAAGGGCTTCTTTATTCTGAAAGGTGCTTTAATTACCAAGCTTTTTGCAATTGGTGAAAACTCTATTGCAGATAGGTCTCATTTTACCACTAGGTCATCTGCCTCTACTCTGAACattaaacctttaaaaattcCTCCCAGTATTTACTTTAAGTGTAGTAAAAATTTCCCACTGTGCTGTTTTTAGTCATAGtataaagaaatacagtaaaaaatataattattggaaaacaccaaaaccccacaatGGTGCCATTGTGGCCAAACATCAGAGAAGAGCACAAACATGGCTGTACAAGGAGCTGAGAGTGATCCTAGCATTTATGTGACACAGCCCTACAGTACctgagcagggcaggcagagcctgAGGGTAGCAACAGGGTTCATCCAGGTGCTGTAGAAGACTGGACTAGAAGTAAGCTACAACACAGAAGCAAGGTGCATCCAAGAGGTAAGACTAAAAACAGGGCTAAAGACTAGTCTACCCATACCTTAGGAGAAATAGATGTGTTCAGTCCTGAGCTTAAATGGAGCTCCTGGACCAAGGAGCAGAGAGGTGTGGTTGGGTCCCAGGTGAGACTGGTCAGGACAATTAGACCTATTGGTGCCCTTGACACTGACCActatcaataaaaaaaattcttatttattaagcttttgttttggttgttaaAGTTATTTTGAAAGTTGTAGCTTTATTACTTATGCTGTTTGTTCACCTCTGGCACAGAATAGTTGGAAAACtgttaaaacctttttttttctttcaataccCACTACTCCTGCTTTCTCTCTATGTGGCTGTCACCCCGCACCACCGTATCTACTTGATGTGTCCCACTCCTAAAATTACTATCTTTGGCGTTCACGCAGATGTCCCATCAGGCACATAACCTCCCGCCTTGCTGTCTTAATTCATCCTTCAACTTGTAActatgctgctgtttttctgcacCATTTTAATTTAACATGGCTCCTCCTCAGACCTGTCCATGATTGCAtttctgctctcctgctgcttttttgtagAGTTTCTTGCACTGTCTACAACTATTAAcattcctgatttttctttggaGTTCACCCCTCTCTCTCAGCCCTCAACTTGCTAGCTGATATCTTTAGCTATaaattttctttagaatttttaatatttgtgcAACTGTTTCATCACTGTTTATCTGAACCAAACTCTAAACCTGATCCACTTGCAAATGGTCCCCCGCTGATTTTGATGAGTGGTTTCCCAAAGGATACCGAAGCCTCTAGATAAAAGAAGCTACTGCTGCTCTTGCCTGGTTATTGCTGTTACCTAGAGTGGAGTGAATACCCAGGAAAAAGGTTAGAAGTTCTATGAGTTTAGTTTGTCCTTTCtagtgtcttttttttgtttgttttctgtcaaaTGCAATGTGTATCAGTCTCTCTCTTCTatcctttaaaataatgttcTATTCTTCCTTTGTGTTTACTTCTTCAAGCAAAATTATaaactttctctcttcttcagtagttttctgcttttctttgttcccttattgtgttttcttctcctaaATTGTATTCACTCTCACTActtcatttctgaagaaaaattaataggATTTCCAACTTTACAGATTTTACTGCAAAGTTGTACAAGCTTTTTCAGGGTCTGTATTTTGCAGTCCTGTTTATTACATCGTATCTAAATAGACTGAAAACTTTCTGAAGGCATAATCTTGATCAATTGTGAAATAAGAGATGGCCTCACTTcacctaatttttttcctctttctgcaaATTGCTGGCTAACAGTAGCTGTTGTCTTCTCTTTAGCACTAAAGGTTAGATTTAGAAGCCTGCAAGACAAGACAGGCACACAGTGGGATTCTTGAAGAGCAGTAGTCTGCCTTCTTCAGCATAAGATATAAAACAATGGTTTGTTGCAGAACTACTGAATAGAAATGTTGTAATTGtgcagaaataaacacaaaacaacTTTTATTCTATAAGCTTTAGTACAAGATAGTGAA from Haliaeetus albicilla chromosome 7, bHalAlb1.1, whole genome shotgun sequence encodes:
- the ACYP2 gene encoding acylphosphatase-2 isoform X5 codes for the protein MSALAKASGALKSVDYEVFGRVQGVCFRMYTEEEARKLGVVGWVKNTSQGTVTGQVQGPEDKVNAIAIKRIGKPLRLAAVQVP
- the ACYP2 gene encoding acylphosphatase-2 isoform X2, whose protein sequence is MSALAKASGALKSVDYEVFGRVQGVCFRMYTEEEARKLGVVGWVKNTSQGTVTGQVQGPEDKVNAMKSWLSKVGSPSSRIDRTNFSNEKEISKLDFSGFSTRY
- the ACYP2 gene encoding acylphosphatase-2 isoform X4, which encodes MSALAKASGALKSVDYEVFGRVQGVCFRMYTEEEARKLGVVGWVKNTSQGTVTGQVQGPEDKVNAMLQGKIQSGRNYEDGPGDLF
- the ACYP2 gene encoding acylphosphatase-2 isoform X1, which encodes MSALAKASGALKSVDYEVFGRVQGVCFRMYTEEEARKLGVVGWVKNTSQGTVTGQVQGPEDKVNAINHGGMGRRRCLGGIILYGSQVLSTNRCTLQTCSCWSLLLANSH
- the ACYP2 gene encoding acylphosphatase-2 isoform X3, producing MSALAKASGALKSVDYEVFGRVQGVCFRMYTEEEARKLGVVGWVKNTSQGTVTGQVQGPEDKVNAIAIKRIGKPLRLAAVQEILAE